One Scophthalmus maximus strain ysfricsl-2021 chromosome 1, ASM2237912v1, whole genome shotgun sequence genomic region harbors:
- the LOC118315341 gene encoding tumor necrosis factor receptor superfamily member 5: MAKMNCHGEDMYSKDGRCCRRCPAGMHVQADCDGTKETQCDKCAHGFYTATKNHLTSCQLCKECSSDNNQRKAKECTATANTVCECESGFYCSNDLCDHCQPVTDCLVGEGVKVPATRTNDTVCAPCEEGTYSNVTDFLSPCKTHTRCDDLGREVRILGTRTTNAVCSDILPRCSWMLPAGLWSGLVLSALVLLAVVVCWRAKRKSCGAARSSVPATLVEMFPTALVTSRDLPLPLTERNGHYQETCAVDDCKLPIFNMDDDDNLVSCCMDSSLPITPLKASVSFAESNHNTGNTGHRTGNFLRTYSEPQEDEWCGT, translated from the exons ATGGCTAAGATGAATTGCCATGGTGAGGATATGTACTCAAAAGACGGAAGATGCTGTCGTCGCTGTCCTGCAG GAATGCACGTGCAAGCAGATTGTGACGGCACGAAGGAGACCCAGTGTGATAAATGTGCACATGGGTTTTACACAGCCACAAAAAATCACTTGACAAGTTGTCAACTCTGCAAAGAGTGCAGTTCCG ATAACAACCAGAGGAAAGCAAAAGAATGTACAGCGACGGCGAAcacggtgtgtgagtgtgagagtggaTTCTACTGTAGCAATGATCTCTGTGACCACTGCCAGCCAGTGACCGACTGTCTCGTGGGCGAGGGAGTAAAGGTTCCAG CCACTCGCACCAATGACACCGTCTGTGCTCCGTGTGAGGAAGGGACCTACAGCAACGTGACAGATTTCCTCTCACCCTGCAAAACACATACCAG ATGTGACGATTTAGGGAGAGAGGTGAGAATTCTGGGAACCCGAACAACCAACGCCGTCTGTAGTGACATCTTACCCC GATGTTCCTGGATGCTGCCCGCGGGACTGTGGTCGGGACTCGTGTTGTCCGCACTCGTCCTTCTTGCTGTCGTCGTCTGCTGGAGGGCAAAGCGTAAATCGTGCGGAGCAG CCAGGTCCAGTGTTCCGGCTACTCTGGTAGAGATGTTTCCCACAGCACTGGTCACTTCGCGGGATCTGCCTTTACCGCTTACAGAGCGGAACGGCCACTACCAGGAGACCTGCGCCGTGGACGACTGCAAGTTACCAATCTTCAACATGG atgatgatgataatctgGTCAGCTGCTGCATGGACAGCAGTCTCCCTATAACGCCACTGAAGGCCTCAGTTTCGTTTGCTGAATCCAATCACAACACTGGAAATACAGGACATCGCACCGGTAACTTCCTCAGAACCTACTCAGAGCCGCAGGAGGACGAGTGGTGTGGGACCTAA
- the rbp5 gene encoding retinol-binding protein 5, which translates to MSQPNYSGTFHMVNQENMDAYLAALGISFPLRKIVCLLSPSKEISHDQATGAMKIHTSTTFKNFHMDFTIGKEFTEDLGPVDGRTCQTTVSWEGDKLLCVQRGEKEGRGWTHWLEGDKLHLEMRVEGVVAKQLFKKVG; encoded by the exons ATGTCTCAGCCCAACTACTCCGGCACGTTCCATATGGTGAATCAGGAAAACATGGACGCGTACCTCGCAGCTTTAG GTATAAGTTTTCCCCTGAGGAAGATTGTGTGTCTCCTGAGCCCCTCAAAAGAAATCAGCCATGACCAGGCCACAGGGGCCATGAAGATCCACACATCCACCACTTTCAAGAACTTCCACATGGATTTCACTATTGGAAAAGAATTTACGGAAGATCTGGGGCCAGTGGACGGACGTACCTGTCAG ACTACAGTGAGCTGGGAAGGAGACAAACTGCTCTGTGTACAGAGAGGCGAGAAAGAGGGCCGAGGCTGGACTCACTGGCTGGAGGGTGACAAACTGCATTTG gagaTGAGAGTTGAAGGCGTGGTTGCCAAGCAACTCTTCAAGAAAGTTGGTTGA